From a region of the Bacteroidales bacterium genome:
- a CDS encoding nucleotidyl transferase AbiEii/AbiGii toxin family protein, whose amino-acid sequence MISQKEITIEWINKVSKENQNVDKILVEKVIRALLLLEGLVKQKLPFVFKGGTALMLHFNSTKRLSIDIDIILPKENNNLDYILNTVTTEQEFIRKELQHRSTNSIIKKEYYKFFYTPIHKSNKTEDYILLDILFEKANYQKIIQLPIQSAFVPMNDKPLLVNIPCLEDILGEKIFTKLHFVLQVEEWTEKEILMNYS is encoded by the coding sequence ATGATAAGTCAAAAAGAAATAACAATCGAATGGATTAACAAGGTTTCTAAGGAAAATCAAAATGTGGATAAAATTCTTGTAGAAAAGGTTATTCGTGCTTTGCTCTTACTAGAAGGTCTTGTAAAACAAAAACTGCCTTTTGTGTTTAAGGGCGGAACAGCTTTGATGTTACATTTTAATTCAACAAAAAGATTGTCAATTGACATTGATATTATTTTACCAAAAGAAAACAATAATCTTGACTACATATTAAATACAGTAACAACAGAACAAGAGTTTATACGAAAAGAATTACAACACAGAAGTACAAACTCCATTATAAAAAAAGAGTATTACAAATTCTTCTATACACCTATTCACAAATCAAATAAAACAGAAGATTATATATTGCTCGACATATTATTTGAAAAAGCAAACTATCAAAAAATCATTCAATTACCAATACAATCTGCATTTGTGCCAATGAATGACAAACCATTATTGGTAAATATTCCTTGCTTAGAAGATATTTTGGGTGAGAAGATATTTACCAAACTTCACTTTGTATTGCAAGTAGAGGAATGGACGGAAAAGGAAATTTTGATGAATTACAGTTAG
- a CDS encoding GAF domain-containing protein — protein MESSKKRNRYNRIYKQIKELLVKSDNILARKNTVVAVLHNKFDYFFWTGFYCLKNEKLIVSAYQGPVACMELEKGTGVCWASINQQKSIIVPDVEKFPGHIACDSRSKSEIVIPLKNNNGDIVGVLDIDSTELNSFNEIDKEELEKIVDLIYGNK, from the coding sequence ATGGAATCATCAAAAAAGCGAAACAGGTACAACAGGATTTATAAACAAATAAAGGAATTACTTGTGAAAAGTGATAATATTTTGGCAAGAAAAAATACTGTTGTTGCTGTTTTACATAATAAATTTGATTATTTCTTCTGGACAGGGTTTTATTGTTTAAAAAACGAAAAACTTATTGTAAGCGCTTATCAGGGACCTGTTGCATGTATGGAACTTGAAAAAGGAACAGGTGTTTGCTGGGCTTCAATTAACCAACAAAAAAGTATAATAGTACCTGATGTTGAAAAATTTCCCGGGCATATTGCTTGCGATTCAAGGTCAAAATCTGAAATAGTAATTCCTCTTAAAAATAATAATGGAGACATTGTTGGTGTATTAGATATTGATAGCACAGAACTAAATTCTTTTAATGAAATTGACAAAGAAGAACTTGAAAAAATTGTTGATTTGATTTATGGTAATAAATAA
- a CDS encoding DUF2441 domain-containing protein, with translation MKNTDITYYHIQRLDGIKTEWNKNVRITIGKNNFNEFFNGVLRDAKDYESINNKKVGLIEYSNHLFRQEINKSVINEKKSYEDLYYAFQENSFTFENLADKLHKSLFQYLKWIREEIFEQTRLKINTNLPSRKNCIWISDKKDLHKWWELFKKHKNKKILQLKLNKNGKTHQADGTLVNIDTFSIKEFESRANDYWYGKILSDELQEILYEGEIQIVAEYRDINEIEISNT, from the coding sequence ATGAAAAATACAGATATAACATATTATCATATTCAAAGATTAGATGGAATTAAAACTGAATGGAATAAAAATGTTAGAATAACTATAGGTAAAAACAATTTCAATGAGTTCTTTAATGGAGTTCTTCGAGATGCAAAGGACTATGAAAGTATTAACAATAAAAAGGTGGGATTAATTGAGTATTCAAATCATTTATTCAGACAAGAGATTAATAAAAGTGTCATAAATGAAAAGAAATCTTACGAAGATTTGTATTATGCATTCCAAGAAAACAGTTTTACATTTGAAAATTTAGCCGATAAATTGCATAAATCTCTTTTTCAATATTTAAAGTGGATTCGAGAAGAAATCTTTGAACAAACTAGATTAAAAATAAACACAAATTTACCTTCACGAAAAAATTGCATATGGATTTCAGATAAAAAAGACCTACATAAATGGTGGGAATTATTTAAAAAACATAAGAATAAAAAAATACTACAACTCAAACTTAATAAAAATGGTAAAACCCATCAAGCAGATGGAACATTGGTGAATATAGATACATTTAGTATTAAAGAGTTTGAAAGTAGGGCAAATGATTATTGGTATGGAAAAATATTATCTGATGAATTACAGGAGATTTTGTATGAAGGAGAAATCCAAATAGTTGCAGAATATAGAGACATTAATGAAATTGAAATTAGTAATACTTAA